CATCCGCCACGGCCTGCGCCATCTCGGCAATTGCCGGGTCCGGATCGCTGGCCGCCTCGGCAAACCCTGCCGCCAGTTCCTCGCGCCCCTCAGGCGTTGACGCAATGCCCATGGCCATGCCGACCATCATATGCGTGGCGGCGCGCTTGGTGGCCGCGAGCTCGGCTTCAAGTTGGGCTATGCGCTCTTTGTCGCTCATATCCTCTCCACCATATCTTCCGGCAGCGCGAAGATGACGCGCGACGCCCATTTGATCCGCTGGTTGTGCATGGTATCGGCATTGGGGTTCAGTGAAATGAGGTGGAACAGGCCCGGCTCATCGCCAGTCCGCACTTGCTTCAGCCATGCCATCCCCGTTGCATCCTCGACCACGCAGGGCCGCCCGATGTCCTCATCCGGGATGCCCTCATGCGTGGCGCGGCTGTAGAACAGGATATCGCCCGGCTGATACATTGGCATCATCGAGTCGCCCGAGACGATCACTGCGGCGAAGGTGCTGGCGGGTGCGCGGCGCAGCAGCTGCGATGGCGCCGCGACCGAGAACATTCCGCCATTGTTTTCGTGCACGTCGGTCAGCGGCACGCGAGCGCCCGCGCCGACTTCGCCGATGACAGGGATGAAGTTCCCGATGAGGCTAGGTGCCCCTTCGCCGAGGCGGATTATCTCATCCACCGTCATCCCTATTGTGCTGGCTAGCGCAAACGCCGTTGAGACCTTGGGAGACGACTTCTTTCGAAAAAGGTCTCTTACCGCCGTCGTTCCCATCCCCGACGCCTCGGACAGCGGTGCGGCCTTCCAGCCTGTCCGCTTCATCGCAACTTCCAGGCCGCGAACAAAGGCATCCAGATCGGTGTTTTCCATATGGGGAAACTGCCCCATTCGTAGCAATTCAGCCACGGGGAAGTTTCCGCTTTACAAAATGGGGATGCTTCCCCATTTTAGGGGCATGGAACAGTTTCTTGCCGATATTGAAGAGTATTGCACCGCCACCGCGACCACGCCCCAGCGCTTGTTGCGGGCATCGATCGGCGCCGGGTGGGGACAATGGCAAAAATGGAAGGACGGCGACAGCAGTCCGACGATGATCGTTGCCGACCGGGTGCGCGCCTATATGGCGAAGCACTCCCCTGCTAACGCCGAGGGCGCAGCATGATCCGCCATGCCGCGCCCTCTCGCCCTTCTTCTGTTGCTCCGTCTTCACGCGGACATAACAGCACGGGATTGCCGGAAATGAATTTCAGAAAATCGTCGTCGGCACATTCCGCCGAGGATGCCGAGCGCGAGTGGTTCGCCAGCCTGCTGTGGCGGGCTTTCCCCGAGGCGCGGTCGGAAAACGATCTGGCGGAACTGGCCGCCGAGGTGCTGACCTCGGACAAGCGTCCGGTGACACCGCGCACGGTGCGCAACTGGCTGCGCTGCGAGAATTCGCCCCATTTCCGTTATGTGCTTCGCGTCATCGCGCTGGTCGGCGCCGAGGCGGTGTTTCAGGTGATCGACCCCGAGGTGCGCTCATGAAGGTCTGGTGGCGGATGTGCCAGCGATACAACGAGGCGCGCTATCGGCGCGCCGTGAAGCTGGGCGACATGGCGGCGGCGGTTCGCTTCCAGTCACGCTCGGAAAAGTTTTACCAGCGCGTCAAGCGGGGGCGGAAATGACTCCGACTGAACGCTCTTTGCTTCTGATCTGGGAATCGGCGCTTGAGCTTGAGACTCGCCCCGAAGATGCCATTGCCCTGCTTGTCGACGCTGCGGCGTTCGGCCTGAATGAAGGCGATTTCGACCCTACGTCGATCATTCGGCGCCTGCGCGATACGTTCGATCTGTTGCACATCACAAAGCACATTGGGGCCAAGCAATGAAGCGCGTCTCAATGGCCCGTATCCGCGCGGCGTGGCTGGATGACACGCTGACCACGGCGCAGGCTGCCGAGCAGGTCGGACTGACCCGGGCGAATTTCTGGCGCAGGGCGAAGGCGCTCGGACTTCCTTCCCGCAAGCGCGGCAAGCCGTGGCGGATCGCCTCGGACCGCGAAGCGGAATTTACGGACATGTGGCGGCGCGGGGTCCCGGTCGCGGAAATGGCGCGTCATTTTGGTATTGCGTCGTCCGGGATCATCTATCGCCGCAAGGCGCTTGGCTTGCCGGGTCGTTCACACGACCTGCGCCATTTTGCCGTTGGGCGCGAGGAAGAATTCGCCGCCATGTGGCTTGCCGGGATCGATTCGGCAGCTATCGGCAAGCTGTTCGGCCAAAGTGCCCGCACTGTCGTTGAGCGTGCCCATCTGATGGGCCTGCCGCGCCGCCCCCGTGGCAGGCCGGGCCTGCCGATCGAGGCATGGCAAGAGATTCGCCTGGCCGCATTGCTTGCCGACGCTGCGAAACGTGAACAGCAGGCCGCGCGAGAGCGTGCTGCATGCGAAAAGGTGGCGGCATGAGCAATCTGCAACTGGCATCCGTCGATGACCTCGACGAATATCCGCTGTCGCCGGAAGACCGGCTGGACAGTCATTACTTCATGGCATGGGAGCGGCGGCGCTGGTTGAACTGCGACATGCGCCTGAAGGGCACGGCGGAATGCCGGGCTTTGTTCTTCGATCTGATCAATATCAGCTATGACCAGTCTCCGGTCGGCACCTTGCCAACGGATTATGGTGTTTTGGCCAAGATGCTGTTTGTTGACCGCGACCATTTCACCCAGTTGTGTCGGCTGGAGTTCGGACCGCTGCACAAATGGCGCCGCGTGAAATGCGGCGAGGAAATCCGCCTGATGCATCCGATGGTGCTGCGGTCGCTGACCGAGGCCATCTCGCGCAAGGAAGATCACCGGGCCCGCAGCGAAGCCGCCAGCGTGTCCAAGCGACTGCTGAGGTTGCGTGGATCTCTGGCAGGATATCAAGCCGAATTGGCGCAGAACGACGCGGCCGTCCGCTGGATCGATGAATGGCTGGTCAAGGAAGGCTGCGAATACCGGTCCTCCAGCTGGATCGAGCGCGGCATCGCGCGGTGGTCGGATCACATGCTGGATCTGACGATGGCGCGCGGGCGAACGCGGGCCTGAGACTTTCCGAACTGTCCTGAAATTGTCCGAAAGACAGTCTGAGACAGTCCGCAGACACTTCAAGACTGTCTCGTTCGATAGAGACAGGGACAAAGACAAGGAAAGAGACAGGGGCAATCCCGCGACAGTCGAGCGGTTGCGCCTGTGGATAAGTCGGCAGGGCTGAGAAAGGGGAAGGTGGTGATGACTGGAGTAAGTGCAGAAGCGAAGGCGCGGGTTGAGGCGTTGCTGCTGGAGCCTTTGGCGGGGCTGAAGCGCAAGCGCGGACGCAGCGCCGAGGATCACGACAAGGCCATGGAGCGGTTGCGCACCGATCTGGCCTATCTGACCGATGACGAATTGCGGGCCATGGTCGAGCTGATCACGGCGCATGCAGTTTCGACCAAGGGTGTCTGGCCGGATGAGGGGTTCATCCGCGTCTGGGCTTTCGATCTGCGCAAGCCGCCGGCGCGCGAAGCCACCTATCCGCCCAGCCTGATGCGCTCGGAGATGGGCGACCGGGCGGTGGCCGAGGGTTGGGCGGTCGAGCTTTACGCCGTGGCCAAGAAGTTCGGCCCGCCCCCGCCGCCGCGCTACATGCAGGGCAAGCTGAAGGAAGAGGCGGCGAACAACGCCCATCGGGCGCGGGTGATCATCCAGAACAGGGATGCTGGCCGGGCAACCGAGGGCGAGCTGGCATGGCTGGCGTGGCGCGCTGCCGAGTTGAAAGAGATCCACGAAATCCGGGCTGAGAAAAAAGGGGCGGCAGCATGACTATGGTATTCGACAGGGCGGGAAGTGCCGAGGCTGTGGCGCGGGCCGCGGCTGTGCGGCAGTCGCGTATCGATGCCGAAGCGGCGAGGATGGCAGCGGTGCTGGCGCGGGCGGCGGCGCCGGAGGAATGCGGACCCGCTATCATCCCCGCCCCTGCTCGGGGCGTTTGCTATGCTGAGCATCAGGTGACGATGGTTCCGAACGGGGTGGATGCGCGGGGCATGGAGAAGTGGGCAGCCGCCGCAACGGGCTATGGTCATCGCGCTGCGGTTCGCAAGGGAGATGTGTTCGATCGCATCAGGGCGCGGTCGCGCAAGGGGTCGCGCGGCGACCTGCTGACGCCGGGACAGATCGCGCAGGCGCGTCGTTACCGCGACTTGGTCGAACATCTGGCGGCGGGCAGCTACAAGCTGTCGCAGTTGGATCGGGCCAGCGGCTCATCCGAGAGAGATTTCATGGACGCCCGGCTGGCCGTGTCGCGCGAGGTCGATGAGATGCGCCGCAGGGTCGGGTCGGATGCGATGCTGTCTGTTCGTCGCATGCGCCCGGATGCGAGGGGCAGCAGGGTGACGATCATGGATATCAGGATCGTGGATTTGATCTGCCTCGGCGATGCCGATCCGTCCGAGGTGCTGCGCAAGCACGGCTGGCAACCCGATGGACACCGCAGAAAGGCCGTCATGGTGGCGCTGGGAAGGGCGCTGAACCGCATGATCGGGTATCGGGACTAAAAAACGTGTTGACGGCTTATACCCGTCTGTGGCACGTATACCAATATTATCAGGAAGTGCGCCCGCAGGGATCATCCCCTCGCGGGCGCTTCCATTTGCGCCATACGAGGGGAAGCTGCCGCGCCCCGATCATACGCAGGTCCGCCCGATGTGGGCCCCGGCAGCCAAGCGGGTGGGATGCCCGCGCCAATCGAGGATCAGCACATGAGCAGACTTGGGCGGATGCCCTCGCGCTTCGATGGCGCTGAGCAAGCTGGCCAGCGTCTCAGCAAGACGTTCAGAGATCGGTTCCAGCATCGAGAGGTGATCGAGCCGTGGCGGCGCTGGTATAAGACGGCACGTTGGCAACGGCTGCGCGAAGGCGTCCTGATCCGTGATCTGTTCACCTGCAAGAAATGCGGGAAGATCGAGTCCGATACCTCGCAGTTGGTCGGCGACCACATCGTTGCCCATCGTGGCAATGCCGATCTGTTCTGGCTGCCGTCCAACATCCAGTGCCTGTGCAAGCCCTGCCATGACCGCATCAAGCAGGCTGAGGAAAGGTCAGGTCATCATGCATCGTGATCAGGTTGAGCAACTGCTGAACCGCTACACGCCCGAGCAGTTGGCTCGCGCCTACCTCAAAGCAAGCCGCGAGCTCAATGAGGCGTTGAGATCGGCAGAGAAACTTCGGGCTGAGAAGTTGTTTCGCGACAAGTTGCGCAGCTTCAAAGAAGGGTTCGGGATCTGATGCCGATGCCGCTTTTGGTTCCAGTTGATGTCCCCTGCCAATGCGGGGATGGGATGCACTGGCACAAGTCATGGCGGCGCGGTTGGCGTCTCGAATGCATCTGCGGTCGCTGTGGGCCGTGGAGGTCGCAACCCGAACGCCGTCAGGCTGGATCGCCACCGATGGTTCAAACTTCGGCGCCGCCGCCATCGGCGAAATAGCCCGGCCCGGCTCATCAGGGGGGGGGTGGGTCAAAAGTCAGAGCATGGTTCGGCCCCAGACCCGCGCCCCCCTCATTCGGAGATTTTTTTTCGCATGCCCCATGAAAATCCGGACGAAATCATTGGCCGGACCCTCTGGGGCGATCCGGTCTATCGGGTCTCGCGGGTACGGGGCCGTCCGCCTTTCGAGTGGACGCAAGAAAATTCGTTCAAAGTCAGCATGTTGCTGGCGGCAGGTTGGAGCAACACCCGGATCGCAGGCACGGTGCTTGATCCGCGCACCGGCAAATCGATCAGCGTGCCGACGCTGAAACGGTATTTTAGAGCCGAGCTGTCCCAGCGCGATCATGCCCGCGACCAGCTGGTTGCCAAGCAACTGATGGTCGCGGCCGATCAAGCCTTCGGTGGAAACGTCGGCGCGATGCGCCTGCTGGACCAGCTGATCGCCAAGAACGACCAGAAGCTGGCCGCGTCGAAGATGACGCAGCCCGCCGAGGGCGAGGATGACCGCGAGGATGAAAAGCCCAGCTCACGCTATGTCGGCAAGGGCGAGATGTCGCGCCGGAAGGCAAATGCGCTGGCGACGGGCGAGGAACAATCCGAATGGGGCAGCCTGTTGAGGCCGGGCAGTTATGAGAACTGACGATCTGCCGGCGCCGG
The Paracoccus alcaliphilus DNA segment above includes these coding regions:
- a CDS encoding HNH endonuclease; this encodes MSRLGRMPSRFDGAEQAGQRLSKTFRDRFQHREVIEPWRRWYKTARWQRLREGVLIRDLFTCKKCGKIESDTSQLVGDHIVAHRGNADLFWLPSNIQCLCKPCHDRIKQAEERSGHHAS
- a CDS encoding resolvase gives rise to the protein MPHENPDEIIGRTLWGDPVYRVSRVRGRPPFEWTQENSFKVSMLLAAGWSNTRIAGTVLDPRTGKSISVPTLKRYFRAELSQRDHARDQLVAKQLMVAADQAFGGNVGAMRLLDQLIAKNDQKLAASKMTQPAEGEDDREDEKPSSRYVGKGEMSRRKANALATGEEQSEWGSLLRPGSYEN
- a CDS encoding LexA family transcriptional regulator, yielding MENTDLDAFVRGLEVAMKRTGWKAAPLSEASGMGTTAVRDLFRKKSSPKVSTAFALASTIGMTVDEIIRLGEGAPSLIGNFIPVIGEVGAGARVPLTDVHENNGGMFSVAAPSQLLRRAPASTFAAVIVSGDSMMPMYQPGDILFYSRATHEGIPDEDIGRPCVVEDATGMAWLKQVRTGDEPGLFHLISLNPNADTMHNQRIKWASRVIFALPEDMVERI